The Motacilla alba alba isolate MOTALB_02 chromosome 3, Motacilla_alba_V1.0_pri, whole genome shotgun sequence DNA window CTTCAGCACAAAGCCCTGCATTCGTGGAGGATGGAAGAAACTTTCTTGTAGAGAGGGTAGTGCCTGTGTTCTGTCTCCCAGACACACGAGAAATCATTGTCTTTAGAGCTGTCATTGCCATTGGTATTATGTCCAGTACAGGATGCTCCAAAGTCTGATGCTTTTGGATGTAGTTAAAACAAGAAATTGAGGATGGGAGAATTGATTGAGGCTCTGTGTGTATTCTGTGGTGCTCAGAACTTGCTGTGCATGAGCAAAGAGCACACAATGCATTTATGGACTGCTGCTTGGAAGGTGATTTGGTTTTCTCTTTATGGAACCCACACTGTCTCCTAAGTCTTTTGTTTGACCCTGTTTGCTGAAGGTCTGTGCAGTGTTTCCCTGGCTTAGGGGTGTTTTGTCCTGTTCCTCCAGCACTGGTAGTACTTTAGGGCCTAGGGTTTGCACATGTGAGATCTGTGTTTCGTATTCTTGTTATTTCAGTTActtgaaatattaaatttagCCATACACCACAActtcaattttaaaacagtaattaGTAGATTTCAGTCTTCTACAGTTTGCACCCATCTAAATGCCTAGGCCTGAATTTCTAGGTAGTGAATTTAAACATATGTAGAGAAGGATGTGAGTGGAATAGCAGCTGTCAGAAAGTGAAAACCAGCTGATTCTCTGAGCACTGATTTAAAAGACTGCATTTGCAACCAGTATCAACTGTTAGAATTAGAATGTTGTCAGAGTAAAGATGTTCACTCCTGAAAGCTGTTTTGGGATGGTACATGCAAGCACAGGTCCAACATTTGGTACAGAGCGTAAGCTCTTAGGAATTGAAACCTTTGGGAGCAGACTTGTCTGCTCACTCAGAGGCTGTTGTGCTTGGATGTAGCACAGTTCCCAAGGTACAAATGCTGTAACTGTGAAGAGGTACTGCTTTTGTCCTGTTCTTGCTTGGGGGTTGTTAAagatttcttgttttcccttctgttaACAGGTTTTACTCGATTGGGTAAGCCAGGCATTGGTTTCCAACTACAACAAGAAACATGAACTGGAAGATGAAGTTGTTGAAAAACTCTGGGCATATCTTGACAATGTTATCCATAGTAAAAGACTACAGGATCTCTTAAAGAGTGGGAAGACAGTTGGTCTCAGTTTTTCAATTGCAGAGGTAACTATGACTGTGGATATCTGGTAAAATTCTGGATAGCAATATGTATCTCTTACGGTACTTGACTCTTCCTCGCAGTGTCAGATGTTGcatgaaatatatattaatcTGATAGTTTGCAGGACCTACACTGAaagtttctctgtttctgtcctGCAATACAGTTTGTATTTGTGCAGCACTAAGGTTATAAATGGCAGAAATACTGAGTGGCTGCAAAGGCAGTGAAAATGACTGGGAAAATGATCATTTTAGTTTTGATCAGATTGAAGGGAAGCAAGAAAAGATTGTCTTTACATGTAGAAATTGAACTGTGAAGTATGGAGAATTGGTTGGATGAAATCTGGGCTTCAGAGATGTTATGCAGAAAGTGTGCCAAATTTAAATATGGTCTAGGTATGAAAATCCATCTGGATGAAGATCAGGTCAGAGGTACAGGACAGGGTACCCCAAACACCAAGGACAGAGGTGGTAGAGGGTCCAGTGGAAAGAATTTAAGGATCTGGTTTAGTCCATCACTGTTGCAGCTGAGGAGATGAACCATCCAGTAAGGTGTAAGGAGACAGGTAAGGTTTTTAACAAACTAGACACAGATTTGTAAATTGTTACTGAGTTTGTTTGCAGACGTTATCTGAAGGTAAGAAAAGGGAGCGAGTGAAAAGTGGATTGAAGGagaaaacagcagggaaataCACATaaagtttaagaaaaagaagagaaaggcaaCATAATTTCTCTAGAAATGTGTATCcctcaaagagaaaagagaatagTCCTTCACATTCCAGGTATCAGGACAAGAAACTGTctcattttcaaatataaagATGATATTTAGTCATGGAGATTCTTACTAAATAAGCTCCCTGTATCAGAGCAGGGGTGTGTATTCTGTGTAGGTTTCTTGTTGTTGGGAGCGTAATTTTGGGGACCATTCAAGAAGGGAAGAAATTTACCTCTACTCCATTTCTTCAGGATGAACTATCAGTATCAAGTATGGATAGTCTTATGCTGTTGCTGGTAGTGTGCATGAGGGCTTCCTTACTCATCTGGTGCTGCAAACAAATGCAAGGACAGTGGAGCTTCTAGTTTGAAACCTATGATGTGAGAGGCCCAGCAGCAACTGTTGGCATGTCCCTCTTGCTTGCAGCCGCAGCTCACAGAAGGTTTTGTTGGTTCATTGTGATGGGCTTTATCTTTGTGTGCTAAATTGActgctttttggggtttgtttttgtttcttttttcagatcATAAACAAAAGGTTATCAGAGGCCTATtctgaaaaaacacagcagaacattggcactgtgctgagctgctccagtggcATCCTTTCTACTCCTTCACTGTCCATAATTTACACAGCAAAGAGTGAGCTTTTGGTTGATCTCCTCAGCAAGCTGTCCAAGCTGGCATGTCAGCAGCTGGCTTCTGACGATGCTGTGGGCTCCCAGTTGTTCAGCGTCCTCCAGCTTACCTTTGCTCAGTACCTCCTGATCCAGAGGCAGcaaaccaacccaaaccgtGTGTTTGGGCGAGTGACAAGTCACTTGCTCCAGCCATGTTTGCTCTTGAGGCACTTGGTGACTGTGAGGAACTGGACACAAGCAGATGATAACCATGTGTGTCAGCACCTGAGCAGAGAAATACGAAGCCAAATAGAGACTTTGCTGCAGGCTGGGTTATTTCAGCCTGAGCTTTTCTCATCCTACAAAGAAGAGCTGCTGTCAGAGCAGGAAtcccaggagaagaagaaaggagcGTTGAAAACTCTTTTGCTACCAGTCAACACAGTGCAGACCAAGCTGGGGAGTGACTTGTGTGAACCTGCCCTCCACGGAGCGGTTGTGGCTGGTTCGGTGTCCCTGCTATATAAGCTCTTTCTGGACTCGTACTGTAAGGCAGAAAACCACCTTGTGTGTTTCCACATGCTCAGCAGGCTCTTTGGCTGTCTCAGGCTCTCTGACCTGCAAGAGCAGGGGAGGAGTGATACGCTTTTTGCTGTGGACTGGAGCATGGAACTGCTTGCTTTGGAGCAGCTTCTGAACTTGGTGCTCAGCAATGATATCTATAATGTCGCCAGTGACCGTATCCGGCACAAGGAGGTGCAGTTTGGGTTTTACAGGAAGCTAGCACAGATGCTGCTGACACACTCCCAAGCTTCCATCCCTGCTTGGTTCAGGTGTCTCAAACTCCTGATGTCATTAAACCACCTTATAGTAGAGCCAGACCTGGATGACTTGGTGTCATCAGCTTGGATTGATGCAGAGGCCTCTGAGCCACGTACAAAGAAGCCTCAGGAGACTCTCATCAGCACCATATTCCAGATTTACTCCAAGCTGAGGCAGTTCCCACGGCTCTTTGAAGAGGTACTGACTGTCATTTGCCGGCCAGCTGTTGATGAACTGAGGCCATCTGTCTTCTCTGCTGGCCTGACAGCAAAGCTTCGTGAGTGCCTTCTTGAACTGCCACCCAACCAGATACTGGACATTCTGTGTCTCTTTGTGGAGAAATGCCAGACCCTTATCATTCCAGCTGTTGAAGGGTCAATTGACATGGCCTTGAAGCTGATGTCAGTGTGCTCAGTGCTGCATGCTTTTCTGTTTAACATGAGGAGCCTAGATGATGTCACTCCTTCCCCTGTGGTGCTTCGCACTCAGCGTTTGATGGCAAACATACAGAAGGGAATAACTCAGCcactgatggagctgctgcaggctcctagaagagaggaagaaaagtcaGAGCTTTGGCTAAGAAAGGCCAGTGATGCTGCTCTCCTCCTTGTTTACACTTGGGTTGAGGTAGACGCTCTGTTTGGTGTTAGCTGCAGTAAATACGTGTCTCCAACAGCTGAAACTGCTGTTACTGAACCTGCTGCAAGGCACTGGGGCATTTCAACTTTTCTGCCTGGTGTAAAGGAGCAGTGTTGGAGGAGAGTTATGGAACTTGCAAGTAGTTTTGCCTCCACTGGTAAATACTGTTTAGAACTGCTCGcacttcagaaaatgaagatgatATTAATGCAGACCGAAGCTGACCCACAGGCCTTGCAGCATGCTGCAGCTTTCATCCTGGAGTCTGGGAGATCCATCATGAGCAGAGAAGAATCTGAACCGTGGGATGGAGATATCAGCGCGATAACTGAACTTAGCTACCCCACAGCACACTGGCACCTTGTCATGTCCAACCTGACCATCCTGTTGCCGTATATTTCCTTAAAAGATGTAGACTACATTGCAAATGTGCTTCTAGAAACGTTGATGTTGGCTGAAGCTCAGGAAGCTGCCACGGACCAGGAGCCTTCCATCAGCATTGCGAAGATATCCCTTGGTTTGATCCACAGCTCTCTTCTACCAGAAATGAGGGTCCTGCACTGTGCTTTTCTGACCCGTCTTATTCATCAGTTTGCTATGGTCCTGCCCACTGCTACCAGGGATTCAGTAGatctgccactgcagcagctgtctGTGACCAATATTCCTTGGCATGAAGAAATTCTGGCTTCTTGCAAGACTGTTGACCCGTTGGAAGTACCGTCAGAAAACAAAGTGCAGAAGGACGAGCTAAGCTTGTCTTGGAAAACACTGGAGAAAGTTGCCCAATGTATAGTATTGTTAGCAAAAAATGGCTGCCCTGTCATCCTGAAAGAACGTCAGCTACAAAGATGCCTGCGTTTGCTAGAAATTGTTTCTCTCCTGAAATTAGAcagttttcttccctctgaCTGTACTCGGTGTTATCTGGTGTTGCTGTCCCTGCTAGTTAATACCAGGGCTAGTGTCTCTTGCAGCAAGTTGTTATTGCTGAAGTTTTTAAGTACTTGCCTCCACCTTCTCAGGTGCCTGCAAGCTGGCAGGAACTCCAACTCTGTTCTTAAGGTGTTACATGCTAGCGATGTTCTTGAGGCTGTCATGACCTCCCAACTTACAGCTTGCAAATTCTTCACTGATGTCTTGACTGTTCCTGTTTGGGCACAGTATGTCCAGGAAGTCCAAGACTTTTTGGAAAACTTTCTTCAGATGATTATTGAAAGAAGACAAAGTGTGAAGCTCAACTTGGAAAAGTTCATGTCTTTCCTGGTGAGCTGCAGGCCAGGCACAAGTGCAGCCAAAAGCATAGACTGGAAAAACTGGAATCCCGCAGCTGAGCAGTTGCTGCTCACAGCATTCACCACGCTCTGTCATGTTGTCACActgcacctccagcagctgccagaaaaGAAGCTGCATTCTGTGGATGTGCTATGTGCTCTGTTGGAACCAGTGGTTCTGCAGATGGTCAGAACTGTTGAACACGGTCTTCAGAGTAACACCCCAAACCAGCCTTTGCCTGTGGTATTCATACCATCTGTCACGACTCTCCTCAAGGCAGATCTGAGCCATCCTGTCAAGAAGGACTGGCAGAAGGAGCCCAGTGGGTTTTTGAAGGGGCCTCGTGTTAAACTGTACCAAGAGTTTTACTCTCAGATACTAAAagagctgccctgtgcagggagTAATCTGCAGTTCCTTCAGCTTGCGTTGCAGTTCGTGACTGtcttctgctctgtgccagagctgtatcctgaaaaagaaactgcaCTCATGGTTGTTTTTGCTATAAAAAAGCTTCTCTCTGGTATGAAAACTCTCTTCTTCCACCTCCTTTGCTAATTTTGTGAGTTAAAAGCCATTTAGCAAAGCATACAGCTTCTGTAAAAGTCTTCATTTGTTTACTTGTGTTAAAACAGCAGGCTATCCTTTTTTAAGTGCATAACAGGAACATTTTCAAGGAGGCAATATTGTGGTACCTGGACCACAGCCACCATCTACTTTGGGAATGAGCTTCTGATAGATGTTAACATCTTAATAAAGTTGAAGTCCTGAGTTACTCATCCCTGGTAGAACATTTTGAAAGTAACTGGAACATGGTAATACTACTGGAGATGGGGCTGAAGTGCAGTGTTCTGCTTGTGTAATTGGTATAGTAGGTACCACTGAAACAGCTGATCTGCACCAGGTCAGATCTTGGGAGTAAAATACTCATCTGCTTTTGTATCTGGTAGGTGAATTTACAGAACAGTGGAAGTTACCTAACTGTTATGGATGGTGAACACCATGTGGTAATTCTGATAAATTCTGGGATATTGGCAGGTTGGTTCCTTTATCCTCACCAAATAAAAAGCCAGGGCTGGAAATTCCATGAAAACCCTCCGCTGCCAGCTGTGGTACCTGAGGGCTCCTTTATATTGTCTCATTCAGAAAGAGAGATGAACAACAGAGCAGGAATTACTGTTCTCTTTGACTTCTTCAAAGTGCTGGAATTTGTCAAACATATTATTGGCATGCTCTGGTGCAGTGatctccaaatatttttgattGCACACAcctgccattaaaaaaacctaagaaaTTGATCACACAGCCTGGATATAACTTACTTATAAATTATACATGTGCTACTCCACTATGTATATTAGAAAGCACACATACAGAAAATGCTTAAAAAGCATGAGGTAACGATGAAGTAAAcactatttaaaatatctttttgtaTTAATGATATTTTACTTATAATTCTCACACCCCAGTGAATTGTCCTGTGCACACCTTGGGGTGTGCACACCCTGCTTTGGAGACTACTGTTCAAGTGAGCTACAGTTGTGATCTCACTGTTTGTATTGCCATTAAGTAGTCGTAGAAAAAGCTTTATTCTTTTGTGATTTGTGATGGATCTCTGGCTACCATTTGTTGAAAAGCCTGTGGCTTGTTTAGCCTGCTCCCTTGGCTTGTGCAGCCTCTTTGGTGTAGTCTTTCTGTATTACTGAAGACTTTTTATTGGTATGATGACAGCTCTGAACCTGAGGGTATGATATACTTGAGATCATCAAATTATTGCACTTGTGGGGAGAAAGGTAAAGTATCAAGCCCTCTATGTATCTGAGTGTTAAAAAAGTACCCCCAgaactgtttcattttcagtttgcCCTGTTCTTACCTGTGGAAGTTCTTGTCTTGGGAATTGATTGCTTTTGTCTCTTGAATATGCAGGTCCTGCAATTACGACCGAGGTGATCCGAAGTGTGGAGATGGAGCTGACAGAGGTGCTTGTCCAGGTGCTGGGAAACTGCTCTGATGAGGAGTTTTATGCCATAATGAGGCTGGTGCTGCAAGGACTGGAAGTGAGGAATATTTGGCAGCAGAAGGCTAAAGTAAGGCATGATCTTAATGTGTTGTCAACTTCCTTCTGCAGTCTGCTGCATCTTGAAAAAAGGTTGTTGGCTGAATGACATTtgttaaatacttttttcttcttcctgctttaTGTTCAGTGATCaggtaaaattaatttacatgGATAAGGGCTTTCTGACTGTGCTATGTTCTGTATATAAATTTAGAGGTGGAAAGATCATGGAAACCTACTCAAAAAACTTTCTGTCCAGCTTAAGGACTCAGCAGTCTCGAGTCCATGTATTGTCAATAGAAATCACACAGCTGTGGTGTTACAGGCCATGCTGAAAGCTCTTTCCAACTTCCTGCTCAGAGCTCTTGCACAGCAGATACCAGCAGTCAGTATTTGTCTGTGGCTCTTTTTACAAAGTTAAAGGTACTTTTACAAATGCTGGCATTTTTAGGTAAAACCAAAACTGCACCTGTGCTTTTGGTAGTTGTTGCTCTAAAGACTATTCAGCAATACCCAGATAGCGCTCAGCATCAGCTTAAGCACCAGCGGTGATGTATGGAACACTTTTGGCAAACAAAAGACTGCTGTATGCTCCATAGAAAGCCCAGTGATTTGAGAATGACACTTGGATTGAACTTGAGGGATTATCCAGCCCTGTCTTATTTGTCAGAAGAGAGGCGGATGTGCTGCATCAATTCTTGATGCATCTTTTTGAAAGTGTATCTGGAATTCCTAAACTGCACAGATAATTCCTGCCACCTGAATGTAGCTTGCAATATGCTTCTTGTATCAGTCTGTATAAACAattagcaattaaaaaaaccctgctgcCAAAAGCAGCATTCTTAATTTATAGTGTGCTGGTATCCTTGTATtgcctctgcttccctctgttATCTAGTGGCAGTTCTATGAGGAGGCTTTACTTTCTTAAAAGTCATGTAAGCTTTTTTGTACAGTAAGTTGATTGTGAAGCAAATGTGGCGTAAAGTACATTTGGGTCCGTGCTGCTCAGTGCATTGAATTCTTTTGAGCTGCTGCTTGCTTCACAATTTCCAAAGAGAGGTATTGGTGGGAGGCCTTTCATGTGTCAAGGCTCTGGTAATGCTCAGAAGTGCCACTGACCTTGAAAGAGCTCTTCTGTACTTGAAAGGAGCCAGTGTGCCTTGTACCCCTGACTGATGATCCgtctgctttctgcaggaagTATTGTCAGCTGTTACGCTAACCAAATTGTTGCTCAGCTGCCCATTAAGTGGAGACAAAGGGAAAGCTTTCTGGTTTGCCAGCCCACAGATAATCACAGCTTTAGCTGTAAGTATCTCTTTATTGTAACTTCATTACCTACCCCTCTCATTTCTTAGACTCTCTAGTGGATACAGCTAAAGTGCATGGAggtgcacaggaaaaaaactaaacaaatcCATGCCAGATTCATCTGAACGTTTTTCTGTAGaccctttttctcctcctctctcaaGTAAATCTACTGTGGGTGCAGTGTGCAGGTCATCCATTTCTTATGCACAGTAATTCTATGGAACTACACTGTGTAATATGGAGCTTGGGAGAAACTTGCTAGACTGCAGAGTAGAGAGTCTGTctcctgtccttcctcctgTCCAAAGGAAAAGATAACCATAAGCCACGTGTTGCAGCAGAAgccaacagcagaaaaacaaaacaagtgcTTATAGAACGAAGTAATTATATAAATCCACTGAATTATGACAGGGAAACTTAACTCAAA harbors:
- the URB2 gene encoding unhealthy ribosome biogenesis protein 2 homolog; this encodes MAAIYSGIYLKLKSAKTSWEDKLKLARFAWISHQCVLPNKEQVLLDWVSQALVSNYNKKHELEDEVVEKLWAYLDNVIHSKRLQDLLKSGKTVGLSFSIAEIINKRLSEAYSEKTQQNIGTVLSCSSGILSTPSLSIIYTAKSELLVDLLSKLSKLACQQLASDDAVGSQLFSVLQLTFAQYLLIQRQQTNPNRVFGRVTSHLLQPCLLLRHLVTVRNWTQADDNHVCQHLSREIRSQIETLLQAGLFQPELFSSYKEELLSEQESQEKKKGALKTLLLPVNTVQTKLGSDLCEPALHGAVVAGSVSLLYKLFLDSYCKAENHLVCFHMLSRLFGCLRLSDLQEQGRSDTLFAVDWSMELLALEQLLNLVLSNDIYNVASDRIRHKEVQFGFYRKLAQMLLTHSQASIPAWFRCLKLLMSLNHLIVEPDLDDLVSSAWIDAEASEPRTKKPQETLISTIFQIYSKLRQFPRLFEEVLTVICRPAVDELRPSVFSAGLTAKLRECLLELPPNQILDILCLFVEKCQTLIIPAVEGSIDMALKLMSVCSVLHAFLFNMRSLDDVTPSPVVLRTQRLMANIQKGITQPLMELLQAPRREEEKSELWLRKASDAALLLVYTWVEVDALFGVSCSKYVSPTAETAVTEPAARHWGISTFLPGVKEQCWRRVMELASSFASTGKYCLELLALQKMKMILMQTEADPQALQHAAAFILESGRSIMSREESEPWDGDISAITELSYPTAHWHLVMSNLTILLPYISLKDVDYIANVLLETLMLAEAQEAATDQEPSISIAKISLGLIHSSLLPEMRVLHCAFLTRLIHQFAMVLPTATRDSVDLPLQQLSVTNIPWHEEILASCKTVDPLEVPSENKVQKDELSLSWKTLEKVAQCIVLLAKNGCPVILKERQLQRCLRLLEIVSLLKLDSFLPSDCTRCYLVLLSLLVNTRASVSCSKLLLLKFLSTCLHLLRCLQAGRNSNSVLKVLHASDVLEAVMTSQLTACKFFTDVLTVPVWAQYVQEVQDFLENFLQMIIERRQSVKLNLEKFMSFLVSCRPGTSAAKSIDWKNWNPAAEQLLLTAFTTLCHVVTLHLQQLPEKKLHSVDVLCALLEPVVLQMVRTVEHGLQSNTPNQPLPVVFIPSVTTLLKADLSHPVKKDWQKEPSGFLKGPRVKLYQEFYSQILKELPCAGSNLQFLQLALQFVTVFCSVPELYPEKETALMVVFAIKKLLSGPAITTEVIRSVEMELTEVLVQVLGNCSDEEFYAIMRLVLQGLEVRNIWQQKAKEVLSAVTLTKLLLSCPLSGDKGKAFWFASPQIITALALQTKEACQDKALISIIVIPILETVAALLRRGEGILVNPHHVSLAFSILLTVPLDHLKTEDYYGVFLGVHEVLFSIVQCHPKVLLKAAPSFLSSFHRLVVSVMHEGRQKGDRGNMDEFEMILKCAHLVERMYTYIAAEMEDFTVFSAFIVAHYVTELQKVTLHPAVKTHLTEGIYHILDLCIERDIKFLNASLPAGVRQVFKDLYNDYNHYHKAKKQGEEKYTA